A stretch of Primulina tabacum isolate GXHZ01 chromosome 13, ASM2559414v2, whole genome shotgun sequence DNA encodes these proteins:
- the LOC142522084 gene encoding protein LIGHT-DEPENDENT SHORT HYPOCOTYLS 10-like: MPPNIALLGDQGSSPATDRHAQRPPQLSRYESQKRRDWNTFGQYLRNLRPPMALSHCNYNHVLDFLRYLDQFGKTKVHTQGCIFFGQPEPAGPCTCPLKQAWGSLDALIGRLRAAYEENGGASETNPFANGAIRVYLRELKDSQAKARGIPYKKKKKKRKVNEGTSSNFHQSQSS; the protein is encoded by the coding sequence ATGCCACCAAATATTGCTCTACTTGGAGATCAGGGGTCGTCTCCGGCAACCGATCGTCATGCTCAGCGGCCGCCTCAGCTGAGCCGATACGAATCTCAGAAACGTCGCGATTGGAACACCTTCGGGCAGTACCTGAGAAACCTTCGCCCCCCCATGGCCCTGTCCCATTGCAACTACAACCATGTCCTTGATTTCCTTCGATACCTCGACCAGTTCGGGAAAACTAAGGTTCACACACAAGGGTGTATTTttttcgggcagcccgagccTGCGGGACCCTGTACTTGTCCCCTCAAGCAGGCCTGGGGCAGCCTCGACGCTCTTATTGGTAGGCTACGCGCAGCCTATGAGGAGAACGGCGGCGCGTCCGAGACAAACCCTTTTGCGAATGGGGCTATACGTGTTTATCTGAGGGAACTGAAGGATTCTCAAGCAAAGGCAAGAGGGATACCCtacaagaagaagaaaaagaagaggaAAGTTAACGAAGGGACGAGCTCAAATTTTCATCAAAGTCAATCGTCCTGA